A window of Paenibacillus sp. 19GGS1-52 contains these coding sequences:
- a CDS encoding ABC transporter substrate-binding protein: MKRKNIWVGLSMCLMLVAAGCGNNNNTAVNTGNTANSGNKAEATAAANTETKSYKIAISQYVEHPSLDATREGFLAALKDAGIVEGENLTVDLENAQADQANNLSIAQKIAADDNDLVLAIATPSAQAVVQNEDKKTPILFAAVTDPLDAKIVTDLEHPGGNVSGASDTNPAAITRLMDFIATQFPNVKKLGLVINEGEANAVVMADLAKAALDKHGIELVKAPITNTSEVKQAAESLVGRVDALYITLDNTVVSGVDTIIQTANANKLPFFSSDRDTVEKGAFATVGFKYYDHGYQVGQMAVEVLKNGKSPGDLKVTMQEKLDLILNLKAATEQGIEVTDAMKAEVADPTNNIIQ, encoded by the coding sequence GGGTTGGTTTAAGCATGTGCTTGATGCTGGTAGCAGCGGGTTGTGGCAATAACAATAATACAGCAGTTAACACAGGTAATACTGCAAACTCTGGCAACAAGGCAGAAGCTACTGCAGCTGCGAATACAGAAACCAAATCCTACAAAATTGCGATTTCCCAATATGTAGAACATCCGTCACTGGATGCCACTCGTGAGGGTTTCCTAGCCGCTTTGAAGGATGCAGGTATTGTTGAGGGAGAGAACCTCACAGTAGATCTTGAGAATGCACAGGCGGATCAAGCCAACAACCTTTCCATTGCCCAGAAGATTGCCGCTGACGATAATGATTTGGTTCTGGCTATCGCTACTCCATCAGCCCAGGCTGTTGTGCAGAATGAGGATAAAAAGACACCAATTCTGTTCGCTGCTGTCACGGACCCGCTAGATGCTAAGATTGTGACTGATCTGGAACATCCGGGCGGCAACGTCTCCGGTGCTTCTGATACGAACCCAGCAGCGATTACGCGACTGATGGATTTCATTGCTACCCAGTTCCCTAATGTAAAGAAGCTAGGCCTGGTCATTAATGAAGGTGAAGCCAATGCGGTTGTTATGGCGGATTTAGCCAAGGCTGCACTCGACAAGCATGGTATTGAGCTTGTGAAGGCTCCTATTACGAATACCTCAGAAGTGAAACAAGCAGCTGAATCTCTTGTAGGACGCGTAGATGCTTTATATATCACGCTGGATAACACGGTGGTAAGTGGTGTGGATACCATTATCCAAACTGCAAATGCCAACAAGCTCCCATTCTTCTCCAGTGACCGTGATACGGTAGAGAAAGGCGCTTTTGCAACCGTCGGCTTCAAATACTATGATCATGGTTACCAAGTCGGACAAATGGCGGTTGAGGTATTAAAGAACGGCAAGAGCCCAGGAGATCTGAAAGTAACTATGCAAGAGAAGCTGGATCTTATTCTTAACCTGAAAGCAGCAACGGAGCAAGGTATTGAAGTGACTGACGCCATGAAGGCAGAAGTTGCCGATCCAACTAACAATATTATTCAATAA